One Lacipirellulaceae bacterium DNA window includes the following coding sequences:
- a CDS encoding FMN-binding glutamate synthase family protein produces MWWAVGLVVVVLLAWALHDILQKKHSILHNFPIVGHFRYWIEHIGPELRQYIVTSDNEERPFSRAQRRWVYASSKGENNYFGFGTSLDLEEHPNHLVIKHSPFPLADPRPGDEDFDPNYAITSRKILGAHRGRRHAFRPESIVNISGMSFGALSGPAVEAINRGCQLAGALHNTGEGGVSPHHQHGGDLVWQIGTGYFGCRDEHGNFSLERLIEAVDKHPVRAIEIKLSQGAKPGVGGMLPAEKITPEISAIRGIPMGKDCASPPSHREFNSVDSMLDFVELIAQSTGLPVGIKSAVGELDFWNNLAEQMATTDRGVDFITIDGGEGGTGAAPRVFSDHVALPFKHGMSRVYREFARQGLQDDVTFIGSGKLGFPEQALLAFGMGCDLIAVAREAMLSIGCIQAQRCHTGFCPAGVATQNKWLMAGLDPQLKSARLANYLVSLRKELLRLSRACGVSHPAEITLEHFELLGKGMETQSAVEAFGYQEVTVGEMQKAVNA; encoded by the coding sequence ATGTGGTGGGCAGTCGGGCTGGTTGTGGTAGTGCTCCTAGCGTGGGCGTTGCATGATATTTTGCAGAAGAAGCATAGCATTCTTCACAATTTTCCCATCGTAGGCCACTTCCGTTATTGGATTGAGCATATCGGTCCGGAACTGCGGCAGTACATCGTTACCAGCGATAACGAAGAACGCCCCTTCAGTCGGGCACAGCGTCGCTGGGTTTACGCTTCTTCCAAGGGTGAGAACAACTATTTTGGCTTTGGGACAAGTCTCGACCTCGAAGAGCATCCCAATCATCTGGTTATCAAGCACAGCCCGTTTCCATTGGCAGACCCACGCCCAGGGGACGAAGACTTCGACCCAAACTACGCCATTACCTCGCGAAAAATTCTTGGCGCCCATCGTGGTCGAAGGCATGCGTTTCGACCCGAGTCGATCGTCAACATCTCCGGCATGAGCTTCGGCGCTTTGAGCGGACCGGCTGTTGAGGCGATCAACCGTGGTTGCCAGTTGGCAGGCGCTTTGCACAACACAGGTGAGGGCGGCGTCTCGCCGCATCATCAACATGGAGGCGACCTTGTTTGGCAAATCGGGACTGGCTACTTCGGCTGCCGCGATGAACATGGGAACTTTTCGCTCGAACGCCTGATCGAGGCAGTCGACAAGCACCCGGTCCGTGCGATCGAGATCAAACTCAGCCAAGGTGCAAAGCCGGGCGTCGGCGGTATGCTGCCGGCAGAGAAAATCACGCCGGAGATTTCTGCGATCCGAGGCATTCCGATGGGGAAAGACTGTGCAAGTCCACCATCCCATCGGGAGTTCAACAGCGTGGATAGCATGTTGGATTTCGTTGAACTGATTGCGCAATCCACCGGCTTGCCAGTGGGTATCAAGAGTGCCGTGGGGGAACTTGATTTCTGGAATAATCTGGCCGAGCAAATGGCGACCACCGACCGTGGCGTTGATTTTATCACCATCGATGGTGGTGAAGGCGGCACCGGTGCCGCTCCAAGGGTGTTTTCCGATCATGTGGCCCTGCCGTTCAAGCACGGCATGAGTCGAGTCTATCGCGAGTTTGCCCGCCAAGGATTGCAGGACGACGTGACCTTCATCGGCTCAGGAAAACTCGGCTTCCCCGAACAGGCACTGTTGGCCTTCGGGATGGGCTGCGATCTGATTGCCGTCGCTCGTGAAGCGATGCTTTCGATCGGCTGCATCCAAGCCCAACGCTGCCACACAGGTTTCTGCCCTGCGGGCGTTGCGACGCAGAACAAATGGCTGATGGCAGGACTCGATCCGCAGCTCAAATCAGCGAGGCTCGCAAACTATTTGGTGTCGCTCCGCAAAGAGCTGCTAAGATTATCTCGCGCGTGCGGAGTCAGTCACCCGGCGGAGATTACGCTTGAGCATTTTGAACTTTTGGGCAAAGGGATGGAAACCCAATCAGCCGTCGAAGCATTCGGCTATCAAGAAGTCACTGTAGGTGAAATGCAGAAAGCTGTGAACGCCTAG
- a CDS encoding DUF1207 domain-containing protein: MRSVLLLSVFAFFACLRPTCTAFAQEQATWQPYRTIDTTSVEPIASEFETPTESISQVELATIHQVSQQIGGSPVGETAPVFLPPPSQSVELFPQTAVPYEGNAFVCDPYPNQFAANQPWRFQLLPDGVIWNSYMAGVRESRISGVVYGDQGGAALLDVTLGGRMAIFRNGTVGPSPRTGRPEGWEFQIEGAALPRLNLDENWDLESVDFRFGMPLIYARENWQWKFSYYHLSAHLGDEFAIREMALGQRINYSRDVLVLGLSYYTSPAWRWYAEGGWAFYTDGGSEPFEFQFGVDIAQPGPTGTAGTPFAAFNGHLREEVDFGGNFVAQAGWLWRGDTGRTLRIGGHYHNGKSSQFEFFNQFEQQIGGGIWADF; encoded by the coding sequence GTGCGTTCGGTCCTACTGTTATCGGTGTTTGCGTTTTTCGCGTGTCTTAGACCAACGTGTACTGCGTTCGCTCAAGAGCAAGCGACCTGGCAGCCCTATCGCACGATTGATACCACCTCGGTCGAACCAATCGCCAGTGAGTTCGAGACACCCACCGAATCGATTTCACAAGTCGAACTGGCGACCATTCATCAAGTCAGCCAGCAAATCGGCGGTTCCCCAGTTGGTGAGACGGCCCCCGTCTTCTTACCTCCACCATCGCAAAGCGTCGAACTATTCCCGCAGACGGCGGTCCCATACGAGGGAAACGCCTTTGTTTGCGATCCCTACCCAAACCAATTTGCTGCGAATCAGCCGTGGCGATTTCAGTTGCTTCCCGACGGAGTGATCTGGAACTCCTACATGGCCGGCGTCCGCGAGTCGAGAATCTCGGGCGTCGTCTATGGTGATCAAGGTGGCGCAGCGTTACTTGATGTTACGCTCGGCGGACGGATGGCGATTTTTCGCAACGGAACCGTTGGCCCCTCCCCGCGCACTGGTCGGCCCGAAGGATGGGAGTTCCAAATCGAAGGCGCCGCCCTGCCACGTTTGAACTTGGACGAAAACTGGGATCTTGAATCGGTCGACTTCCGCTTTGGCATGCCGCTCATTTATGCTCGTGAGAATTGGCAGTGGAAGTTCTCCTACTATCACTTGAGTGCCCATCTGGGTGACGAGTTCGCGATCCGCGAAATGGCTCTTGGCCAACGTATCAACTATAGCCGCGACGTTTTGGTGTTGGGACTTTCGTACTACACCTCACCCGCATGGCGGTGGTACGCTGAGGGGGGCTGGGCTTTCTACACCGATGGCGGTTCCGAGCCTTTCGAGTTTCAGTTTGGCGTCGACATCGCGCAGCCAGGACCAACAGGAACTGCCGGAACGCCGTTCGCTGCCTTCAATGGCCACCTTCGCGAAGAAGTCGATTTCGGCGGCAACTTTGTCGCCCAAGCGGGCTGGCTCTGGCGAGGCGACACCGGCCGCACCTTGCGGATTGGTGGTCACTACCACAATGGCAAGTCGAGCCAATTCGAGTTCTTCAACCAATTCGAACAACAAATCGGCGGCGGCATCTGGGCTGACTTCTAG
- a CDS encoding methyltransferase domain-containing protein, with protein MSKRPNDYRLFWQEFRRTFQSTGAVLPSGPALCRALAAHVPAEGSRRILEVGPGTGVVTTKIAQQMGPADTLDIVELNERFVERLQQRMDEEEQFADVRKRVRIHQMPVQEFKTEEPFDAIVSGLPLNNFPVDLVNEILSHFERLAAENATISFFEYVGVRKAKSLFARQPERLRLAGIEKSISDICGRLRFDRQCVMANVPPAWVHHLRTS; from the coding sequence ATGTCCAAACGTCCCAACGACTACCGTCTCTTCTGGCAGGAGTTCCGCCGCACGTTTCAAAGCACCGGTGCGGTGCTACCGAGCGGTCCCGCGTTGTGTCGGGCTTTGGCGGCCCACGTCCCTGCTGAAGGCAGCAGGAGAATCCTCGAGGTCGGCCCCGGCACGGGGGTAGTTACCACGAAGATCGCTCAGCAGATGGGTCCTGCCGACACGCTCGATATCGTGGAACTGAACGAACGATTCGTCGAGCGTCTGCAGCAGCGCATGGACGAAGAGGAGCAGTTCGCCGACGTGCGAAAACGCGTTCGCATCCATCAGATGCCCGTCCAAGAGTTCAAGACTGAGGAGCCCTTTGACGCCATCGTCTCGGGTTTGCCTCTGAATAACTTCCCTGTTGATCTAGTAAACGAAATCCTCAGTCATTTCGAACGCCTAGCCGCTGAGAACGCGACGATCAGCTTTTTTGAGTACGTCGGTGTTCGTAAAGCAAAGTCGTTATTCGCCAGACAGCCCGAGCGTTTGCGACTGGCCGGTATCGAGAAATCCATTAGTGACATCTGCGGTCGTCTGCGTTTCGATCGTCAATGCGTCATGGCGAATGTCCCGCCCGCGTGGGTTCATCACTTGCGGACGTCATGA
- a CDS encoding flavin reductase family protein, translating into MSEANEAVMQALGRVPSGIFILTAGKGDQATGMLASWVMQAGFEPPMISVAVKQGRYVCDWLTGGQPFVLNLVGESQKQFLAHFGKGFEPGEPAFEGVATTEATNGVPALTDALGYLECTPAGHVDSGDHRIFLGEVTGGKLANEGDPMVHIRKNGSHY; encoded by the coding sequence ATGAGTGAAGCCAACGAAGCAGTAATGCAAGCACTGGGCCGCGTACCCAGCGGAATATTTATCTTAACCGCAGGCAAAGGCGACCAAGCCACGGGGATGCTTGCCAGTTGGGTGATGCAAGCCGGATTCGAACCTCCCATGATCAGCGTTGCCGTCAAGCAAGGCCGTTACGTTTGTGATTGGTTGACCGGAGGGCAACCCTTCGTCTTGAACTTGGTTGGCGAATCACAAAAGCAGTTTCTTGCTCACTTCGGCAAAGGCTTTGAACCGGGCGAGCCGGCCTTCGAGGGAGTTGCTACCACTGAAGCTACTAATGGCGTGCCTGCTCTTACCGACGCATTGGGCTATCTTGAGTGCACGCCCGCTGGGCATGTTGATTCAGGGGACCATCGCATCTTCCTTGGCGAAGTGACTGGCGGCAAGCTCGCGAATGAGGGCGACCCGATGGTCCATATTCGCAAGAACGGTTCGCACTACTAG
- a CDS encoding ParB/RepB/Spo0J family partition protein — protein MSNQRRLGRGLEALLGRTFETPAEEATETSQVEAATAHEAHVEDSVQYSSQTESVGAPVPSVDLTRSDDGQQWLEVNSVNRNPYQPRTTFDEAEIADLCDSIRTHGFLAPIVVRPSEGGYQLIAGERRLRAAQMAGWERVPVQVRHVDDRQMAELAIVENIQRKDLNAIEKGTSFQQYLEKYHCTQEELASRVNVDRSTVANLIRLLELPAAVKTLIEKSEISAGHGRALLPLGDEVEQTNFAKRIVKETLSVRATEQAVSDFIRGEGGDLLSVVDADGKTKTTKLQPGAQQKALEEEFKLALGTKVDLKQNAKGKGKITIHFASAEEFDRLRTLLTGSESASEAA, from the coding sequence GTGTCTAACCAACGACGACTAGGACGAGGATTGGAAGCCCTATTGGGCCGCACCTTTGAGACGCCTGCTGAAGAGGCAACCGAAACAAGCCAAGTAGAAGCGGCAACCGCGCACGAAGCCCACGTCGAAGACAGTGTGCAATATAGTAGTCAGACGGAATCGGTTGGGGCACCGGTTCCTTCCGTAGATCTCACCCGCAGCGACGACGGTCAGCAGTGGCTTGAAGTCAACTCGGTGAATCGCAATCCGTACCAACCACGGACGACTTTCGATGAAGCAGAGATAGCCGACCTCTGCGACAGCATCCGCACCCACGGTTTCCTCGCGCCGATTGTCGTCCGACCTTCCGAGGGTGGTTACCAACTGATCGCCGGCGAGCGCCGTTTGCGTGCCGCCCAGATGGCCGGTTGGGAGCGCGTCCCCGTGCAAGTTCGCCACGTCGACGATCGTCAAATGGCCGAGCTAGCCATTGTCGAGAACATCCAGCGGAAAGATCTCAACGCGATTGAAAAAGGTACGTCGTTTCAACAGTACCTAGAGAAGTACCACTGCACGCAGGAAGAACTCGCCAGCCGAGTGAACGTCGATCGCTCGACGGTCGCCAACCTCATTCGTTTGTTGGAACTCCCAGCGGCGGTCAAAACACTGATCGAGAAAAGCGAAATCTCCGCCGGCCACGGTCGTGCCTTATTACCATTAGGCGACGAAGTTGAGCAGACGAACTTTGCTAAACGAATCGTCAAAGAAACGCTTTCCGTTCGCGCTACTGAGCAAGCCGTTAGCGACTTCATCCGTGGCGAGGGTGGCGACCTACTCTCAGTGGTCGATGCCGACGGCAAAACCAAGACGACCAAGCTGCAACCGGGTGCCCAGCAAAAGGCGCTCGAGGAAGAGTTCAAGCTCGCTCTCGGCACCAAGGTTGATCTCAAGCAAAACGCCAAAGGCAAAGGCAAGATCACCATCCACTTTGCGAGCGCCGAAGAATTCGACCGCCTGCGAACTTTGCTCACCGGCAGCGAGTCTGCGAGTGAGGCAGCGTAA
- a CDS encoding alkene reductase, whose amino-acid sequence MSQLFTPFDLRGLELPNRVVMAPMTRARAGKDRIPNEVMADYYSQRASAGLILTEATTISPQANGWNESAGMYTDEMQAGWKMVVERVHEAGGRIFLQLWHCGRASHSAFHGGQPAVAPSAIAINEEYIHTPEGKKPHETPRALETDEIPGIVDDYATATKRARDAGFDGVEVHSANGYLLDTFLQSKTNHREDQYGGSIENRFLFLREVVEAVSKAWLPSKVGVRLSPNGAYNDMGSQDYREQFTYAAKELDGYGLAYLHIMDGLGFGFHDLGEAMTLGEFRQVFTGPLMGNCGYEKKDAELRIESHEADLISFGRPYISNPDLVERFQNDWPLAPMAEMSDWYSPTGAKGYSDFPTHQ is encoded by the coding sequence ATGAGCCAACTGTTCACTCCCTTCGATCTCCGCGGACTAGAACTGCCCAACCGCGTTGTGATGGCCCCGATGACTCGTGCGCGTGCAGGCAAGGATCGTATTCCTAACGAGGTGATGGCCGACTACTATTCGCAACGTGCCTCGGCTGGGCTGATTCTCACCGAAGCCACAACCATTAGCCCACAGGCCAACGGTTGGAACGAGTCCGCCGGGATGTACACCGACGAGATGCAAGCGGGATGGAAGATGGTCGTTGAACGCGTTCACGAGGCGGGCGGTAGGATTTTCTTGCAGTTGTGGCACTGTGGTCGCGCTTCGCATAGTGCTTTTCACGGTGGCCAACCTGCGGTGGCGCCCTCGGCGATCGCGATCAACGAAGAGTATATTCACACGCCTGAGGGCAAGAAGCCGCACGAGACGCCGCGGGCGTTGGAAACCGACGAGATTCCGGGCATTGTTGATGACTACGCGACGGCAACCAAGCGCGCCCGCGATGCTGGCTTCGATGGCGTGGAAGTCCACTCGGCCAATGGTTACCTCCTCGACACATTCTTGCAGTCGAAGACCAACCACCGTGAGGATCAGTACGGCGGCAGCATCGAAAATCGCTTTCTTTTCTTGCGTGAAGTGGTCGAAGCGGTCTCGAAAGCCTGGCTCCCCAGTAAAGTCGGCGTGCGACTTTCGCCCAACGGCGCGTACAACGACATGGGCTCGCAAGATTATCGTGAGCAATTCACATACGCCGCAAAAGAATTGGACGGCTATGGACTCGCTTACTTGCACATCATGGACGGGCTAGGCTTTGGCTTCCATGACTTGGGCGAAGCGATGACGCTCGGCGAGTTCCGCCAAGTCTTCACCGGTCCACTGATGGGCAATTGCGGCTATGAAAAGAAGGACGCGGAGTTGCGGATCGAGAGCCATGAGGCTGATCTTATTTCCTTTGGCCGTCCCTACATTAGTAACCCCGATCTTGTCGAACGTTTCCAAAACGATTGGCCGCTCGCGCCGATGGCGGAGATGAGCGATTGGTACTCGCCGACAGGGGCGAAAGGCTACAGTGACTTTCCTACCCACCAGTGA
- a CDS encoding CARDB domain-containing protein, translating to MQRITSIALGLALATVSLQQANAAESGLNQQLPKVDYAIGRIKPVGQGFAIPVTNRGFAMSPQTTISVVIYNAQNRQLLATKNLRVAPLKSNQTRRSIFVPPTPGQAILVRAMVDPGNRVQESNERNNNVVSRH from the coding sequence ATGCAACGAATCACTTCAATCGCGCTGGGACTAGCCCTAGCAACTGTCAGTCTGCAACAAGCAAACGCTGCCGAGTCAGGGCTCAATCAGCAACTACCAAAAGTCGACTATGCCATTGGGCGAATCAAGCCCGTCGGTCAAGGATTCGCCATCCCCGTAACCAATCGCGGCTTTGCCATGTCGCCACAAACAACTATTTCCGTAGTGATCTACAACGCACAGAATCGACAGTTGCTGGCAACTAAAAACCTGCGCGTCGCTCCCTTAAAATCGAACCAAACGAGACGTTCGATCTTTGTTCCGCCGACACCAGGACAAGCCATCCTGGTTCGGGCCATGGTTGACCCTGGCAACAGGGTGCAAGAGTCGAACGAACGTAATAACAACGTCGTTTCGAGACACTGA
- a CDS encoding choice-of-anchor Q domain-containing protein — protein MHSSNPHPSKRLKFEPLEDRRLLAVFTVSNLSDGPVTAAGDLPGSLRQAIFDANALPGDDEIEFALEIDGPGIIQLSAGELEITEGLTISGPGQEWLTIDAQRSSRVINITAIQGDFYIGSMTLKNGLTTSENTVDPLGFLTTANGGAIRFIGEGQLTVDDATLTENEVSESDTLGGAIYSGSGKLVVTRTTVKQSVAGRVAGGIYSGTAIGEPGENIVRSGKLEVSQSTISENSSLSGDGSGGGIFSQGNLKLVESTVSGNVTRGIFGGGGIGSASSVEVVRSTIINNHAPFASPSFFGGGLGTQSSTLIESSVIAGNTSHGQAHDLNAQDPSINYSLIGDTTGSGITATSGTGNLLNIDPLLGPLADNGGPTQTHALLPGSPAIDAGDIGIVDPPMYDQRGAPFNRIVDGNVPADVVIDLGAYEAQGVPSADFNTDNALDGFDFLTWQSGFGMANATPAEGDSDFDTDVDVSDLAAWQLTYGQGTSSSVQAATEGPSSPDPALAIAAALAVEVFEDEELLALPEHYLPVTFAPIAGVSSGPAGNSSPDSGRPISRSSATRGGVEVDPLELKWDAVRRQFWK, from the coding sequence ATGCACTCCTCGAATCCTCACCCAAGCAAGCGACTCAAGTTCGAGCCCCTCGAAGACCGTCGCCTGTTAGCTGTGTTCACGGTCAGCAACCTCTCCGACGGCCCGGTCACCGCCGCGGGTGATTTGCCGGGCAGTTTGCGTCAGGCGATTTTCGATGCGAATGCGTTGCCGGGGGATGATGAGATTGAGTTTGCCTTAGAAATCGACGGCCCTGGAATTATTCAGCTGTCGGCTGGGGAATTGGAAATCACTGAGGGGCTCACCATCAGCGGGCCCGGACAAGAGTGGCTGACGATTGATGCCCAGCGAAGTTCTAGAGTTATCAATATCACCGCAATTCAGGGTGACTTCTATATCGGGAGTATGACACTAAAGAACGGATTGACCACATCGGAGAATACTGTCGATCCGCTGGGCTTCCTTACGACTGCCAATGGTGGAGCGATTCGCTTTATCGGAGAAGGTCAGTTGACAGTCGATGATGCAACATTGACTGAAAACGAAGTATCTGAGAGCGATACCCTCGGAGGAGCGATTTATTCTGGGTCAGGAAAGCTGGTCGTCACAAGAACTACGGTAAAGCAGAGTGTGGCTGGAAGAGTGGCAGGCGGAATCTATTCTGGTACCGCAATTGGTGAACCAGGAGAGAACATAGTTCGAAGCGGTAAGTTGGAAGTTTCGCAGAGCACGATAAGTGAGAACAGTAGTCTATCTGGGGATGGCAGCGGAGGCGGTATTTTCTCTCAAGGCAATTTGAAACTTGTCGAAAGCACGGTTAGTGGTAATGTGACCCGAGGTATTTTCGGTGGAGGCGGAATAGGCTCTGCATCTTCAGTAGAGGTGGTGAGATCAACCATCATAAATAATCATGCCCCGTTTGCCAGCCCAAGTTTCTTTGGGGGAGGATTGGGCACCCAGAGTTCGACTCTGATAGAAAGCTCAGTCATTGCGGGCAACACATCGCATGGTCAAGCCCATGACTTGAATGCTCAAGATCCCTCCATCAACTACAGCCTCATCGGCGACACCACCGGCTCTGGCATCACCGCCACCTCCGGCACCGGCAACCTCCTCAACATCGACCCCCTCCTCGGCCCCCTCGCCGACAACGGTGGCCCCACTCAAACGCACGCCCTGCTCCCCGGCAGCCCGGCGATTGATGCGGGAGATATTGGCATTGTTGATCCACCCATGTACGACCAGCGCGGGGCGCCGTTCAATCGCATTGTTGATGGCAATGTGCCTGCTGATGTGGTGATTGATCTTGGTGCTTACGAAGCCCAGGGTGTTCCCTCGGCAGACTTCAATACGGATAACGCGCTCGACGGCTTCGACTTTCTCACGTGGCAAAGCGGTTTTGGAATGGCCAACGCAACCCCAGCCGAGGGCGATAGCGACTTCGACACCGATGTTGATGTGAGTGACTTGGCTGCGTGGCAGCTTACCTATGGCCAGGGCACTTCCAGCAGTGTCCAAGCGGCAACCGAAGGGCCTTCTTCACCCGACCCGGCTCTCGCCATCGCAGCGGCCTTGGCGGTTGAGGTATTCGAGGACGAGGAACTCCTTGCTTTGCCAGAGCATTACCTTCCCGTGACCTTTGCACCTATTGCTGGGGTCAGCAGCGGCCCTGCGGGCAATTCTTCTCCTGATTCTGGACGGCCGATTAGTCGCTCCTCCGCCACCCGCGGTGGGGTTGAGGTCGACCCGCTTGAACTGAAATGGGACGCGGTTCGTCGCCAGTTCTGGAAATAG
- a CDS encoding ParA family protein yields the protein MSRVICIANQKGGVGKTTTALNIACGLAISGKKTLLADLDPQCNATTGLGHEPDERHALVDTKPLRESFRETYLENLSLLPGARSFEDVDALANSSDTRSRMLAAHLAGSLGSFDTVLIDCPPSLGPLTRTALTSATEVLMPIQCEYFAMEGLTQMIGIIRQTMERPESRLEFGGILLTMYDAALELTAEVDREVREFFGEIVFHTVIPRDVAVSEAPSHGRSVMDYAPRSRGARAYVELCQEVLERV from the coding sequence ATGTCTCGAGTCATCTGTATAGCGAATCAGAAAGGCGGCGTCGGCAAGACGACCACCGCCCTGAACATCGCTTGCGGCTTAGCCATCTCGGGCAAGAAAACCCTCCTCGCCGATCTCGACCCGCAGTGTAACGCCACCACGGGCCTCGGGCATGAACCGGACGAGCGGCACGCCCTCGTCGATACGAAACCCCTTCGCGAGTCCTTCCGCGAAACCTACTTGGAGAATCTCTCGCTGCTTCCCGGCGCTCGCAGCTTTGAAGATGTCGACGCCCTGGCGAACTCATCCGACACGCGATCGCGGATGCTAGCGGCCCACCTTGCGGGCAGCTTGGGTTCGTTCGACACGGTACTGATTGATTGCCCACCTTCGCTAGGCCCCCTCACTCGCACGGCATTGACCAGCGCGACCGAAGTTTTAATGCCGATTCAATGCGAGTATTTCGCCATGGAGGGATTAACCCAGATGATCGGCATAATCAGGCAAACGATGGAGCGGCCCGAAAGCCGATTAGAGTTTGGGGGAATCTTGCTCACCATGTACGACGCGGCGTTGGAACTCACCGCCGAGGTCGATCGCGAGGTGCGGGAGTTCTTCGGCGAGATTGTTTTTCATACCGTGATTCCACGAGACGTCGCCGTCAGCGAAGCGCCAAGTCATGGCCGCAGCGTGATGGATTACGCACCCCGTTCGCGGGGCGCTCGGGCGTACGTCGAGCTTTGTCAGGAGGTGCTGGAACGTGTCTAA
- a CDS encoding DUF1559 domain-containing protein, with amino-acid sequence MRSRHAHLQQSSFVVRRHLGFTLVELLVVIAIIGVLIGLLLPAVQAARESARRMQCTNNMKQMMLATLNYEEARDILPPGSVFRDHVPPYVHRRPGILVRILPYAENPTLHNLIDPEGDEPTDTKQLADGTYLAEFVVDMYVCPSDTGDLVRLGRSSNTPRARTNYAASYGSMPKTGTAPYCVCPQDIRNEFNAFAIGVPSSDLSQYSGPFTRQQHPTKLVQITDGLSNTIFFGEARPDCSDHIQEGWAGHNNGSGLVSTVIPINYDTCNHDDDPVPGQHKKCNWATELGFRSAHPGGANFALGDGSVHFFSEDLDHQTYQFLGDKADGQVIPGDVF; translated from the coding sequence ATGCGGTCACGCCACGCTCACCTCCAGCAAAGTTCATTCGTTGTCCGCCGTCATCTGGGCTTTACGCTCGTCGAATTGCTCGTCGTGATCGCAATCATCGGTGTGCTCATTGGGCTGTTGCTCCCGGCGGTGCAAGCCGCGCGGGAATCGGCCCGACGGATGCAATGCACAAACAACATGAAGCAAATGATGTTGGCCACGCTCAACTACGAAGAGGCTCGCGATATCTTGCCGCCGGGTTCAGTATTCCGAGATCATGTTCCCCCGTACGTTCATCGACGCCCGGGCATCCTTGTGCGAATTCTTCCTTACGCGGAAAACCCAACCTTGCACAACCTCATTGATCCCGAGGGAGATGAGCCGACCGACACGAAGCAACTCGCCGATGGAACTTATCTGGCAGAGTTCGTCGTCGATATGTACGTCTGCCCCAGCGATACGGGTGACTTAGTACGCTTGGGCCGTAGCTCGAATACGCCACGTGCACGGACCAACTATGCTGCGTCTTATGGTTCGATGCCGAAGACAGGCACTGCTCCCTATTGTGTGTGTCCTCAAGATATAAGAAATGAGTTTAATGCTTTTGCCATAGGTGTTCCTTCCAGCGACCTGTCGCAATACTCAGGTCCATTTACTCGTCAGCAGCATCCGACCAAGCTCGTCCAAATCACCGACGGCTTATCGAATACCATCTTCTTCGGAGAGGCTAGGCCCGATTGTTCCGACCATATCCAGGAAGGTTGGGCAGGCCATAACAACGGTAGCGGGTTAGTCTCAACAGTTATTCCTATCAACTACGACACCTGCAATCACGACGACGACCCGGTGCCTGGTCAACATAAGAAGTGCAACTGGGCCACCGAACTCGGGTTCCGTTCCGCACACCCCGGCGGTGCCAACTTTGCCCTCGGCGACGGCAGTGTGCATTTCTTTTCCGAGGATCTTGACCACCAGACCTACCAGTTCCTTGGCGACAAAGCCGACGGACAGGTCATTCCGGGTGATGTCTTCTGA
- a CDS encoding MTH1187 family thiamine-binding protein has product MSHHFGSNPMVLLELSIVPMGTGEGVSQHVARCVDLIDRSGLDYELHSMGTIIEGELPEVLNIVQQCIELMSQVSDRVTCSAKLDYRKDRSGRLKEKVERVESHLGREVKKAIN; this is encoded by the coding sequence ATGTCTCACCACTTTGGCAGCAACCCGATGGTTCTTCTAGAACTCAGCATTGTCCCGATGGGTACCGGCGAGGGCGTTAGTCAGCATGTGGCCCGCTGTGTCGACCTAATTGATCGCTCAGGACTCGACTACGAACTGCACTCGATGGGGACCATTATCGAGGGTGAATTGCCGGAAGTCCTGAACATTGTGCAGCAATGCATCGAACTGATGTCACAGGTTTCTGATCGGGTAACTTGTTCTGCAAAGCTCGACTACCGCAAAGATCGCTCGGGGCGGTTAAAGGAGAAAGTGGAGCGTGTTGAAAGTCACTTGGGGCGAGAAGTCAAGAAAGCAATTAACTAG